One genomic segment of Saccharomyces kudriavzevii IFO 1802 strain IFO1802 genome assembly, chromosome: 8 includes these proteins:
- the KSP1 gene encoding putative serine/threonine protein kinase KSP1 (similar to Saccharomyces cerevisiae KSP1 (YHR082C); ancestral locus Anc_5.376) — translation MTLDYEVYKEGGILNNRYQKIEDISEGSYGYVSLAKDVREKRLVAVKYIFKLEDDGQYERPEEERDDDGDDDNCVDCDDDEDTKVDTDCHENGDNNVDVAKNNGSSREKKHKLYKHKKSLISSKVKSRLSNNICLEAMYEVDVQTKIGRHKNIASLLDFFDSYIIMEYCSGGDLYEAIKADAVPKKTKSITHIITQIMDAIEYVHNKGIYHRDIKPENILISGIDWTIKLTDWGLATTDKTSMDRNVGSERYMSPELFESNLDINERKEPYDCAKVDLWAMGIVFVNIVFHKNPFSIANQSDKSFCYFAANREALFDVFSTMAYDFFQVLRYSLTIDPTNRDLDMMRSELQNLSEYTLDDEYYNNLDEGYEETMNDSVPPQPVPPSSAPVSLPTPISSSDKQSEPEFKKDFNFNTVNERRRLDAPQTQNIANGFFKKPYAQQQKIFSQSYNTTTLAPHERAKSAPKFKFKKRNKYGRTDNQYLKPVNIEDRKKSKILKKSRKPLGIPTPNTHMNNFFHDYKAKDEFNTRDFFTPPSVQNRYMEGFSSNNSKQYKQNRNYNNNNNNNNNNNSNNNHGNNYNNYNSGNGYIKGWNKNFNKYRRPSSSSYTGKSPLSRYSMSYNHNNNGSTNGNYARRGSATVQHSPGAYIPPNARNHHVSPTNHLLRVPQPTVPDISTVLNGKPSYQDHCNQDNMDSEDDHDSDDVLFTLEESDHDFVNGMDNLSMNDRLPHTTTSAHSDGFTHVNNNQNNNISTAHGTNHYHRQYIPPSLATPLHINDNNNESNELPDLLKSPASSEAHLNLSSGPIDPILTGSINNRYLHSSDSKEEEQERRLSLEQKFKNGVYVPPHHRKSFNLGIQGPPPLNMKTSNEATLSVSHNSVNFGGSYNSRRSSVNELNPLHMNKPLEKMPASPGAKNSFAGFPKPLLPRNHSSTTIALQNEDVFADSNNDAIIFEDEEYDGESDKMTHGKMDGDGNESSSTSPDERQIFGPYEIYAQTYTGPTHDKKLGAGRKSTIQDEMVGSLEQYKNNWLILQQQD, via the coding sequence ATGACTTTGGACTACGAAGTTTATAAAGAAGGAGGTATCTTGAACAATCGGTACCAAAAGATAGAGGATATCAGTGAAGGTTCATATGGTTACGTGTCATTAGCTAAAGATGTTAGGGAGAAAAGACTGGTTGCGGTCAAATATATTTTCAAACTAGAAGACGATGGTCAGTATGAAAGGCCTGAGGAAGAGCGcgacgatgatggtgatgatgacaATTGTGTTGATTgcgacgatgatgaagacaCTAAAGTTGACACTGATTGCCATGAAAATGGAGACAATAATGTCGATGTCGCCAAGAATAACGGGTCGAGCAGAGAGAAGAAACACAAACTGTACAAACataaaaaatctttgatttcttcaaaagtgaAATCGAGACTATCTAACAACATTTGTCTTGAAGCCATGTATGAAGTCGACGTCCAAACGAAAATTGGTAGACACAAAAATATCGCGTCACTGCTAgacttttttgattcttatATCATCATGGAATATTGTTCTGGCGGTGATCTATATGAGGCGATCAAAGCTGATGCTGTTCCCAAAAAAACTAAGTCAATCACTCATATTATTACCCAAATTATGGATGCCATCGAATACGTCCATAATAAAGGCATATACCATCGTGACATAAAACcagaaaatattttaatttCTGGAATCGATTGGACAATCAAGCTTACAGATTGGGGGTTGGCCACTACAGATAAAACTTCCATGGATAGAAATGTCGGAAGTGAAAGATACATGTCCCCGGAATTATTTGAAAGCAACTTGGATATCAACGAAAGAAAGGAACCTTATGATTGCGCAAAAGTGGATTTATGGGCTATGGGTATCGTGTTTGTTAACATCGTTTTTCACAAGAATCCGTTTAGTATTGCCAATCAATCGGACAAATCGTTTTGTTATTTCGCTGCTAATAGAGAAGCTTTATTTGATgtattttcaacaatggcttatgatttctttcaagtaTTACGATATAGTTTAACCATTGATCCTACTAATAGAGATTTGGACATGATGAGAAGTGAACTGCAGAATTTATCCGAATACACCTTGGATGATGAGTACTATAATAATTTGGATGAAGGTTATGAAGAAACCATGAACGATAGCGTGCCACCTCAACCTGTTCCTCCTTCCTCTGCGCCTGTATCATTACCTACTCCTATCTCATCGAGTGACAAACAGTCAGAAccagaattcaaaaaagacttcaatttcaatacGGTAAATGAGAGAAGACGTTTAGATGCCCCTCAAACTCAAAATATTGCTAATGGTTTCTTTAAGAAACCGTACGCTCAAcaacagaaaattttcagccAAAGTTATAATACTACGACGCTAGCTCCTCACGAAAGAGCAAAATCTGCTCCTaagttcaaattcaagaagcGCAATAAGTATGGGAGAACCGACAATCAATATCTCAAACCAGTAAACATTGAAGATaggaagaaaagtaaaattttaaaaaaatcaaggaaaCCTCTTGGCATACCAACACCTAATACTCATATGAACAACTTCTTCCATGATTATAAGGCAAAGGATGAATTCAACACTagagatttttttactcCTCCAAGTGTCCAGAATAGGTATATGGAAGGGTTTTCTAGCAACAATAGTAAACAGTACAAGCAGAATCGTAActataacaataacaacaataataacaacaataacaacagcaacaacaaccaTGGAAATAATTATAATAACTATAACAGCGGTAATGGTTATATAAAAGGTTGGAAcaaaaacttcaacaaaTATAGAAGACCCAGCTCTTCCAGTTATACTGGTAAATCGCCACTTTCAAGATATAGTATGAGCTATAACCACAACAATAATGGTTCTACCAACGGCAACTATGCAAGACGTGGTTCCGCTACAGTTCAACATTCGCCGGGTGCTTATATTCCACCAAATGCTAGGAATCATCATGTCAGTCCTACCAATCATCTTTTAAGGGTTCCACAACCTACTGTTCCGGATATTTCCACTGTTTTAAATGGTAAGCCTTCATATCAAGATCATTGTAACCAGGATAATATGGATTCCGAGGATGATCACGATTCTGACGATGTGTTATTCACTCTTGAAGAAAGTGATCATGATTTTGTTAATGGCATGGACAATCTATCCATGAATGATCGCTTGCCACATACAACGACAAGCGCTCATAGTGATGGTTTTACCCATGTCAACAACAATCAAAACAACAATATCAGCACTGCCCATGGTACCAATCACTATCACAGACAATATATTCCACCTTCTTTAGCAACACCATTGCATATCAATgacaacaataatgaatCTAATGAACTACCTGATTTACTAAAATCACCTGCATCATCTGAAGCCCACTTAAACTTATCTTCCGGACCAATTGATCCTATTTTAACGGGTAGCATTAACAATCGATATTTGCACTCATCTGATTCTAAAGAAGAGGAGCAGGAGCGTAGACTCAGTCTGGagcaaaaattcaaaaatgggGTTTATGTTCCACCTCATCATAGAAAGAGCTTCAACTTAGGAATTCAAGGACCACCGCCCTTGAATATGAAGACAAGTAACGAGGCTACATTGTCAGTTTCACATAATTCTGTTAATTTTGGTGGATCTTATAATTCAAGACGTTCCAGCGTCAATGAACTCAACCCACTGCATATGAATAAGCCACTTGAGAAGATGCCCGCATCACCCGGAGCTAAAAACTCGTTTGCTGGTTTTCCTAAACCCTTATTACCACGCAACCATTCAAGCACTACGATTGCATTACAAAATGAAGACGTATTCGCAGACTCCAACAATGACGCcataatttttgaagatgaagaatatgatgGAGAAAGTGACAAAATGACTCATGGTAAGATGGATGGCGACGGCAACGAGTCATCATCCACTTCTCCTGATGAAAGACAGATTTTTGGTCCTTATGAGATCTATGCTCAAACCTACACGGGCCCCACTCATGATAAGAAATTAGGAGCCGGCAGAAAGTCTACTATTCAAGATGAGATGGTTGGATCATTGGAGCAATATAAGAATAACTGGTTAATTTTACAACAACAAGATTAA
- the SAM35 gene encoding SAM complex subunit SAM35 (similar to Saccharomyces cerevisiae SAM35 (YHR083W); ancestral locus Anc_5.378) encodes MVNLFSVPMPVKRMFDAFPVQVYPAQADKDKTVTFEVQRRSYAFAKRSDEDLEFTVEDKYTLGVYNVFSEATTGAVLATDPWCLCVELALCQKNGLRLPTQSQERGTSHYCSHELTVLSRLCNPDETLPILVEGYKKRIVRSTNVINETMRSRLLDDSEQLMYHMLLDTVLYDCWITQILFCTSNAQFMELYSSQRINDSISTPLDLENSLLNKLSANSLKMSLLQRNKFHLRHREIVKGMHAIYHNRHNTINEKKTLNVLFENSKRVLSDLNGCLRSTDQPTPLNLKIASYILCIINVKEPIKLKTFVESECKELVSFAQRILNNLVQ; translated from the coding sequence ATGGTGAATTTATTTAGTGTCCCTATGCCAGTAAAACGGATGTTTGACGCATTTCCCGTGCAGGTGTATCCTGCGCAAGCAGACAAGGACAAGACCGTCACATTTGAAGTACAGCGCAGGTCCTATGCATTCGCAAAACGCAGTGATGAGGATTTGGAATTCACTGTAGAGGACAAGTACACGCTAGGTGTCTACAACGTTTTTTCAGAGGCTACTACTGGGGCGGTGCTGGCTACAGATCCATGGTGTTTATGTGTTGAGCTTGCACTGTGCCAAAAGAATGGTCTACGCCTGCCCACGCAATCACAAGAACGAGGGACGTCTCATTATTGTAGCCATGAATTGACGGTTCTCTCTCGTCTATGCAACCCTGACGAGACTTTGCCCATTCTGGTAGAGGGatacaagaagagaatCGTGAGGTCTACGAATGTCATCAACGAAACGATGAGGTCACGGTTGCTTGACGATTCTGAGCAGCTTATGTATCATATGCTGTTGGATACGGTTCTGTATGATTGTTGGATTACCCAAATCCTTTTCTGTACTTCCAATGCACAATTTATGGAATTGTACTCTTCCCAAAGAATAAATGATTCAATATCTACGCCATTAGACCTAGAAAACTCTTTATTGAATAAACTGTCCGCCAATAGTTTGAAGATGTCTTTGTTACAGAGGAATAAGTTTCACTTACGTCATCGGGAAATTGTCAAAGGTATGCACGCCATTTATCACAACCGACATAATACcattaatgaaaagaagactTTGAATGTGCTGTTCGAGAATAGCAAGCGAGTCCTTTCGGACTTGAATGGTTGCTTAAGAAGCACTGATCAACCAACTCCCTTAAATCTAAAGATCGCAAGCTACATTCTTTGTATAATAAACGTCAAAGAACCCATAAAGTTGAAGACTTTTGTTGAAAGTGAGTGCAAGGAGTTGGTGTCCTTTGCGCAGAGAATCCTGAATAATTTGGTTCAGTGA
- the STE12 gene encoding homeodomain family transcription factor STE12 (similar to Saccharomyces cerevisiae STE12 (YHR084W); ancestral locus Anc_5.379), producing the protein MKVQLTNNRTEEILKAQTDNESDEVSKATAGEVEESLRLIDDLKFFLATAPVNWQENQIIRRYYLNSGQGFVSCVFWNNLYYITGTDIVKCCLYRMQKFGREVVQKKKFEEGIFSDLRNLKCGIDATLEQPKSEFLSFLFRNMCLKTQKKQKVFFWFSVAHDKLFADALERDLKRETLSQTSTTKPVNEPALSFSYDSSSEKPLYDQLLQHLDSRRPSSTIKSEDSPTKLENKNFKDTDLVTITAQPLLGVDLMDDNRPESPPQIDDFTPQKLIIEPNTLELNGLTEEASHVLPKNVAKDRDEEDFPLDYFPVSVEYPTDENTFDPFPPQAFTPAVPSVPIPYDNMGDRDSMPVNSLLNRYPYQLSVAPTFPVPASSSRQHFMTNRDYYSSNNSKEKMASPGDSSSYMKYDDPPVDFEESRLNENSTSSKSHNSSQQAKQHQLYSNNFQQSYPNGMIPGYYPKMPYNPMVGDPLLDQAFYGADDLFFPPEVCDNNMLYPQTANSWNVLPPQAMQPAPTYVPRPYTPNYRSTPGSAMFPYMQNSNPIQWNAAVSPYSSRAPSTTAKNYPPSTIYPQNINQYPRRRTVGMKASQGNISINSKQSMSKCAKVSKPLHIKTSAYQKQYKINLEAKTKPSTADEDPARSDKRKEISMPTPDSNSLVVQSEEDGDDSPEIDTSGSFKKNLSDAA; encoded by the coding sequence ATGAAAGTCCAGTTGACCAACAATAGAACAGAGGAAATTTTAAAGGCTCAGACAGATAATGAAAGTGATGAAGTGAGCAAAGCTACGGCAGGTGAAGTTGAGGAGTCACTAAGACTAATCGACGATCTAAAATTCTTTTTAGCAACAGCGCCCGTAAATTGGCAAGAAAACCAAATTATAAGGCGATACTACCTAAATAGTGGACAAGGTTTTGTTTCTTGCGTATTTTGGAACAATTTATATTATATCACAGGCACTGATATTGTCAAATGCTGCCTTTATAGAATGCAAAAGTTTGGGAGAGAGGTggttcaaaagaaaaaattcgaaGAGGgtattttttcagatttgAGAAATCTTAAATGCGGTATAGATGCCACTTTAGAACAACCAAAATCAGAATTCTTATCATTTCTATTTAGGAATATGTGCCTcaaaactcaaaaaaagcagaagGTGTTTTTCTGGTTTAGTGTGGCACATGACAAGTTATTTGCTGATGCATTGGAAAGAGATTTGAAGAGAGAAACTTTGAGTCAAACTTCTACAACCAAGCCCGTGAATGAACCTgctttatcattttcatatGATTCTTCTTCCGAAAAGCCTCTCTACGACCAGTTGCTTCAACATTTGGATTCTAGAAGGCCGTCAAGTACAATAAAGTCTGAAGACTCGCCTACAAAGCTAGAGAATAAGAACTTCAAAGATACAGACTTGGTAACAATAACAGCTCAGCCACTTTTGGGTGTCGATCTCATGGATGATAATAGGCCAGAATCCCCCCCTCAAATCGATGACTTTACCCCTCAAAAGCTAATCATAGAACCAAATACTCTAGAGTTAAACGGTCTCACAGAAGAGGCATCCCACGTCCTACCCAAGAATGTTGCTAAGGATAGAGACGAGGAGGATTTTCCTCTTGATTACTTTCCTGTGTCCGTTGAGTATCCCACAGATGAAAATACGTTTGATCCGTTCCCTCCACAAGCTTTTACGCCCGCTGTGCCTTCCGTACCTATTCCGTATGATAACATGGGGGATAGAGATTCCATGCCCGTAAATTCTCTTCTCAATAGATACCCCTATCAATTATCGGTGGCACCTACTTTCCCAGTACCGGCGTCTTCATCAAGACAGCATTTTATGACAAATCGGGATTATTATTCATCCAATAATAGTAAAGAGAAAATGGCATCTCCCGGCGATTCTAGTAGTTATATGAAGTATGACGATCCACCGGTGGATTTCGAAGAATCCCGACTAAATGAGAACAGCACGAGTTCCAAATCACATAATTCCAGTCAGCAAGCTAAGCAACATCAACTATATTCAAATAACTTCCAACAGTCTTATCCAAATGGCATGATTCCAGGATATTATCCAAAAATGCCATATAATCCTATGGTAGGAGATCCTTTACTTGATCAAGCTTTTTATGGTGCGgatgatcttttcttccccCCAGAAGTTTGTGATAATAATATGTTGTATCCACAGACAGCAAATTCTTGGAATGTTTTGCCCCCTCAAGCTATGCAACCGGCTCCAACATATGTTCCAAGACCATACACACCAAACTATAGATCGACACCAGGTTCGGCCATGTTCCCATATATGCAGAATTCAAATCCAATTCAGTGGAACGCCGCAGTTTCACCATACAGTTCGAGAGCACCGTCTACTACTGCTAAAAATTATCCTCCTAGCACGATATATCCTCAAAACATAAATCAGTATCCACGGCGAAGAACTGTGGGAATGAAGGCTTCACAAGGAAATATTTCCATAAATAGTAAACAATCTATGAGCAAGTGCGCAAAAGTTTCAAAGCCACTGCATATTAAGACAAGCGCCTACCAGAAGCAATACAAAATCAACTTGGAGGCCAAAACTAAGCCAAGCACTGCCGATGAAGATCCCGCTCGTTCGGATAAGCGTAAAGAAATTTCGATGCCAACACCGgattcaaattcattggTGGTTCAATCAGAGGAAGATGGAGATGATTCTCCAGAGATAGATACAAGTGgaagtttcaaaaaaaatctttctGATGCAGCATGA
- the IPI1 gene encoding Ipi1p (similar to Saccharomyces cerevisiae IPI1 (YHR085W); ancestral locus Anc_5.381), giving the protein MTKSRKQKQKKKDFLRKKLKVGKPKEKASNATDTSFVSKTISIRNQHLDQDPHDLTKRLTLLKHHNINVRKETLIKFQKSIPSIINSRLMTPLLTQSIPLICDESQQVRQGLIDLIDEIGSRDAEILKLHCNIFVLYINMAMTHIVTQIQADSTKFLSHLLKFCSDEVVRKSWVKLLNGVYGVLGWGQVGKNESASVVQTKKRNAKYVSIHLSALYTLVEYGCQDESARGDNDAAQSLEHTSELRNPYLIPEYPQPFEHLKLFTRELKVKDAAANGANAALLSLATQDIDTRRAAFSEQFLPIVRKQIEIIIKEGGECGKSANNLKKLLAKVFD; this is encoded by the coding sequence ATgacaaaatcaagaaagcaaaagcaaaagaagaaagattttctaagaaaaaagttgaaagttGGTAAGCCGAAGGAAAAAGCAAGCAATGCTACCGAtacttcttttgtttccaAAACCATCTCCATAAGAAACCAACATCTAGACCAAGATCCGCATGATCTGACGAAACGATTAACGCTGTTAAAACATCATAACATCAATGTTAGAAAAGAGACTCTGATAAAGTTCCAGAAATCAATACCTTCCATAATAAATTCACGACTTATGACACCACTGCTCACTCAAAGTATACCGTTAATTTGCGATGAATCGCAGCAAGTACGCCAGGGGCTAATCGACCTTATAGACGAGATAGGTAGCCGTGATGCTGAGATTCTGAAATTGCACTGCAACATTTTTGTCTTATACATTAATATGGCAATGACCCATATTGTTACGCAAATTCAGGCGGACTCCACaaagtttctttctcaCTTGTTGAAGTTTTGTAGCGATGAAGTAGTAAGAAAATCTTGGGTTAAACTTCTCAATGGTGTTTATGGAGTTCTTGGTTGGGGCCAAGTTGgtaaaaatgaaagtgCAAGTGTAGTACAAACAAAGAAGCGAAACGCTAAGTATGTTAGTATTCATCTCAGTGCCCTATACACACTTGTTGAATACGGATGTCAAGATGAATCTGCCAGGGGTGACAACGACGCAGCACAGTCTTTGGAACACACCAGTGAGTTACGAAACCCATATTTAATTCCTGAATACCCTCAGCCGTTTGAGCATTTGAAACTGTTTACCAGAGAACTGAAAGTCAAGGATGCAGCGGCAAATGGAGCCAATGCTGCTCTATTGTCGTTGGCTACACAAGACATCGATACTCGTAGAGCTGCTTTCAGCGAACAATTTCTGCCCATAGTACGCaaacaaattgaaatcATCATTAAAGAAGGGGGTGAGTGCGGTAAAAGTGCAAACAATCTTAAGAAGCTGCTTGCAAAAGTCTTCGACTAA